CGGGCTGCTGACCGGGCTGCACGAGCCGGAGGCCTCGCATCTGCTGATGCTGCGGGCGGTGGCGGGGCGTGCCGCGGTCGAGCGCGGGTACGAGGAGGCGGTGCGCGGGCGGTGCCTGTGGCACGAGTTCGGGGACGTGCATCTCGTCCTTCCGGACAAGCCCCTCACGCAGAGCGTTGCGAGGGCAACCTTGGGTGAGTCCGCGGCTCGGGTGATGTGAGCCCGCGCATAGGGCCCAGGTCACGTACGAAGGCGCCTAGGAGTGAGGGCGCTCGGGATGAGCGGGACAGACGGTCCAATCTGTCCGGATTTGCCCCTAGGTGATCCACTACCCGGCATCGTACGTCACATCTTTGCCTGGGGTTTTTGCTGCCGCTAAGAATGGCTGCCGTCGCTCAGCGCCGCGGGTCCAGGGCCCGCGGCGTTCGTGCGGGAGGATCCCGTTCCCCGCCGGACGCAGAGCGACCTCCGCGCTATTCGAAGAGGTCCATCCGCCATGCCCAAGAACACCCAGAACCCCGGTCACAGTCGCGTGCCGACCAGGACGCACAAGATCGCGCTCACCGGTGTCGCCGCCCTCGGCGCGGCCGGCCTCGCGTTCTCGCTCGTCCCGGCCGGCGGCCACACGACCACGACCGAGGCCGGTTCCGCGGCCGCGGTGGCCTACAGCTCCGAGCCCATCAAGGACGTCAAGGGCACCGTCACCGACCAGCTCGCCGGCGCGAGCGTGAAGGTGGAGTCGATCGAGGCGAAGCGGAAGGCCGCCGCCGACGCCGCCGCGAAGCTGAAGGCGGCGGCCGAGGCGAAGGAGAAGGCCGCCGCCGAGGAGGCGGCGCGGGCGGCCGAGAAGGCCGCCGCGGAGCACGCCGCCAAGGAGCAGGCCGCCGAGGAGGCGGCTCGGGAGCGTGCCGCGCAGGCCGCCGCGAGCCGCACCGTGAAGCGCGTCGCCGTCCAGCCGGCCGCCGTGCAGACCTACCCGGACAACCTCGACGGCTGGATCCGCGAATCGCTCGCGATCATGAAGAAGCACGGCATCCCCGGCTCCTACAGCGGCATCCACCGCAACATCATGCGGGAGTCCTCGGGCAACCCGCTGGCCATCAACAACTGGGACATCAACGCCCAGAACGGCATCCCGTCGAAGGGCCTGCTCCAGGTCATCCCGCCGACCTTCCAGGCCTACCACGTCCCCGGCACGTCCTGGGACATCTACGACCCGGTCGCCAACATCACCGCCGCCTGCAACTACGCGGCCGACCGCTACGGCTCGATGGACAACGTCAACAGCGCCTACTGAGGCCGGCGCGGACCTCGGTAGCGCCGAAGGGCGGCACCCTCCTGACGGGGTGCCGCCCTTCGGCGTCGTACGACGGGTGCTACTTGCGCATGACCTCGGGCTCGTGGCGGCGCAGGAAGCGGGCCACGAAGAAGCCGCAGACCACGCCGAGCGCGATCAGGGCCGCCATGTCCAGGCCCCAGGCGCCCAGGCTGTGCTCCCACAGCGGGTCGGTGTCGGCGCCCTCCTCGGGCGGGCTGATCCGGTTGAAGTCCAGCGTGGCGCCCGCGGCGGCGACCGCCCAGCGCGACGGCATCAGGTACGAGAACTGGTTGACGCCGACCGTGCCGTTCAGGGCGAACAGGCAGCCGGTGAAGACCACCTGGATGATCGCGAACATCACCAGCAGCGGCATGGTCTTCTCGGCGGTCTTCACCAGCGAGGAGATGATCAGGCCGAACATCATCGAGGTGAAGCCCAGCGCCATGATCGGCAGGGACAGCTCGACGAGGGTGGCGCCGCCGAGGATCAGGCCCTCCTCGGGGATCTCCCGGCTGGCGAAGCCGATCACGCCGACCAGCAGGCCCTGGAGCACGGTGATCACACCGAGCACGAACACCTTGGACATCAGGTACGCCGAGCGGGACAGGCCCGTGGCGCGCTCGCGCTCGTAGATCACCCGTTCCTTGATCAGCTCACGGACGGAGTTGGCCGCGCCGGCGAAGCAGGCGCCGACGGCGAGGATCAGCAGCACGGTGGTGGCCGTGCCGTTCGGGATGATCCGGCCGGTCTGCGCGTTGACGTTGGGCAACAGGCCCTGGTCCGGCTTGATGAGCAGGCTCACCGCGCCGAGGACGGCCGGCAGGATCACCATCAGGGCGAGGAAACCCTTGTCGGAGACGATCACCGACACGTAGCGGCGCACCAGGGTGACGAACTGGGACGTCCAGCCCTGCGGCTTCGGCGGCCGGATGCCCTGCATCGGCTGCGTCTGCACGGGCTGCGGGGCGACGGCGTCGATGTCCGCGGCGTACATCTGGTAGTGCTGCGAGCCCTTCCAGCGGCCCGCCCAGTCGTAGTCGCGGTAGTTCTCGAACGCGGAGAAGACGTCGGCCCAGGTGTCGTAGCCGAAGAAGTTCAGCGCCTCCTCGGGCGGACCGAAGTACGCCACGGCGCCGCCGGGCGCCATCACCAGGAGCTTGTCGCACAGCGCCAGCTCGGCCACCGAGTGGGTGACGACGAGGACCGTGCGGCCGTCGTCGGCGAGGCCGCGCAGGAGCTGCATGACGTCGCGGTCCATGCCCGGGTCGAGGCCGGAGGTCGGCTCGTCGAGGAAGATCAGTGACGGCTTCGTCAGCAGCTCGAGGGCGACCGAGACGCGCTTGCGCTGGCCGCCGGAGAGCGAGGTGACCTTCTTGTCCTTGTGGATGTCGAGCTTCAGCTCGCGCAGCACCTCGTCGATGCGGGCCTCGCGCTCGGCGCCGGTGGTGTCGGCGGGGAAGCGCAGCTTGGCCGCGTACTTGAGGGCCTTCTTGACGGTCAGCTCCTTGTGCAGGATGTCGTCCTGCGGGACCAGACCGATGCGCTGGCGCAGCTCGGCGAACTGCTTGTAGAGGTTGCGGTTGTCGTACAGCACCTCGCCCTGGTTGGCGGGGCGGTACCCGGTGAGCGCCTTCAGCAGGGTCGACTTGCCGGAGCCGGACGGGCCGATGACCGCGATCAGCGACTTCTCCGGGACGCCGAACGAGACGTCCTTGAGGATCTGCTTGCCGCCGTCGACCGTGACGGTCAGGTGGCGGGCGGAGAAGGAGACCTCACCGGTGTCGACGAACTCCTCGAGGCGGTCGCCGACGATCCGGAACGTCGAGTGGCCGACGCCCACGATGTCGGCCGGGCCGAGCAGCTGCGAGCCGCCCTTGGCGATCGGCTGGCCGTTGACGTACGTGCCGTTGTGGGATCCCAGGTCGCGGATCTCCATGCGGCCGTCGGGCGTCGCGTGGAACTCCGCGTGGTGCCGGGAGACCTGGAGGTCGGAGACGACCAGGTCGTTCTCCAGGGCACGGCCGATGCGCATCACGCGGCCGAGCGAGAACTGGTGGAACGTGGTGGGGCTGCGGTCCCCGTAGGCCGGCGGCGCCCCCGCGGCCCCGCCGGACTGCTGCGCGAAGTGGTCCGCCGGGGAGTGGTGCTGCGGCGGGACGTGCGCTGCCGGCTGCTGGGGCGGCACCTGCCCGGCGGAGTGCTGCGGCTGCTGCCAGCCCGCCTGCGGCACCTGCTGCTGCGCGGCCTGCTGCGGCGCGGCCTGCGGCTGCTGCGCCCATCCCGCGCCGGCGCCCTGTGCGGCGTACGGCTGCTGCTGAGGCTGGGCCTGCGGCGTGACGGCGGCCTGCGCGGCGCCGGAGAGCGTCACCAGCGGTCCGTCGGTCGCGTTGCCCAGGTGCACCGCCGAGCCGGCGCCGATCTCCAGGTGATGGATCCGCTGGCCCCGCACGAACGTGCCGTTGGTGCTGCCGTGGTCCTCGATGACCCAACTGCGGCCGTTGAAGCTGACCGTGGCGTGCCGCCAGGAGACCCTGGCGTCGTCGAACACGAGGTCCCCCTGGGGATCGCGTCCGAGTGTGTAGGACCTGGACGCATCGAGCGTCAAGGTCCGTCCGTTTGATTCCAGTACGAGTTCCGGCACTCCATGCCCCACTGAGTTGTCCCCCGAATTACCCCCGTCGCGGGGAGTCTAGGGATGTCGAACATCGGGGGGAACTATTTCAGGAGGGGCCCCCTGACCGAAAGTCGGGCCTTGTGAAGACCGAGCGCGGCGCGCGCAAGCACCCTCGCCGACGGGGTCGAAACCTGCCCGGAGGGTGGTAATCCCCCGCGAGGGGGACAAGCACGGCAGTCGTGCCACGCTGCGGACGGGGCGGCGGCGAGGGGTGGTGGGGGCGCGCGGCAGAGCCCGCGGATGCCCCGAGCAAACGTGCAGAATTCCGCGATCGGCGGCCCTGAGCTGGGCGTTGACCGCGCCGCCGGGGACGGCCGGGCTCGGCCCGCGGCCGCCGGGAGCCGAGGCGGGCGGGTGCGCCGGGGCCGGTGACCGCGGCGGCGGTGGCGTTCGGGCGGCCGGTTCCGTCACGCCGGCCGGTGAGGTGTCCGTGTTCGGTCCGGAGGGCAGGGAGAACGGCGACCGCCGTCGAGATCGCGCCATCGTGCGTGAGCCTGGCCCGGTTCGCCAGGAAGGGTCGCGGTTCTCCCCGCGGTCGTTGCGCGCGGCCGGAGTTGGCGCCGTCGCCGCCGAACTCCTCGACCGTGCGGGGGCGGTGGCCCTGCGTGGGGGGCGACCGTGCGGGGGCGGTGGCCCTGCGTGGGGCGGTGGGCCCTGCGTGGGGGCGGTGGCCGAGCGCAGGGGCGATGGCCGGGCGCGCGGGTGCTGGGCCCTGCGTGGGGGCGGTGGCCGGGCGCGGGGGTGGTGGCCGAGCGTTGCGCCCCGGCGGCACCGAACCCGGCGGCCGATCCGTACCCGCGGCCGCCGCGGGGTGCGGCCGGGCGGCCGGATCGCGGGCGTGCTGCGGGCAGGAGGTGGGGCGGGAGCATGCCTGCCGCGGGAAGCGCCGCCTGGGGGGACAGCCTGCCCCGGGGAAGTGCCCGCCCGAAGGGGACAACCTGCCTCGGGAAACGTGCCTGCCTGACGGGGACAACCCGCCCCGGGGAAGTGCCTGCCTGACGGGGACAACCTGCCCCCGGGGGAAGTGCCTGCCTGGGCGCCGCACCCGGCGGGTCGGGCCGTCTCCTGCCACGCCGCACCCGGCGGGGACCGGCCGTCTCCTCCCCCGCCGGCCCGACCCGCACGGTCCCGCGGCGCTGCGGGGCGGGGTCCGCGGCGGGTGGCCGGGCGTCGTGCCGGGTGGGCGTCGCCTCCGCGACGCCCACTGTTCACTGTCCGCCAGGCGGACCTCGGGCGCGGACGGCACGGGGTGCCGGATACGGTGGGAGCACCATGAGCGCTACGCAGACCTCCGACGTCCCCACTCTCCTGGTCAAGATCTTCGGCAAGGACAGGCCGGGCATCACGGCCGGACTCTTCGACACCCTCGCCGCCTACTCCGTCGACGTGGTCGACATCGAGCAGGTCGTCACGCGGGGCCGGATCGTGCTGTGCGCGCTCGTGACCGAGCCGCCCCACGGGCTGGAGGGCGACCTGCGCGCCACCGTCCACAGCTGGGCGGAGTCGATGAGGATGCAGGCCGAGATCATCTCCGGCCTCGGCGACAACCGCCCGCGCGGCCTCGGCCGCTCCCTGGTGACCGTGCTCGGCCACCCCCTCACCGCGGAGGCGACGGCCGCCATCGCCGCCAAGATCACCAAGGCGGGCGGCAACATCGACCGGATCTTCCGGCTCGCCAAGTACCCGGTGACCGCGGTGGAGTTCGCGGTCTCCGGGGTGGAGACGGAACCGCTGCGCACCACGCTCGTCACCGATGCCGCGGCGCTCGGTGTCGATGTGGCGGTCGTGGCGGCGGGGCTGCACCGGCGGGCCCAGCGGCTGGTGGTGATGGACGTGGATTCCACGCTCATCCAGGACGAGGTGATCGAGCTCTTCGCGGCGCACGCCGGCTGTGAGGAGCAGGTCGCCGAGGTGACCGCCGCGGCGATGCGCGGGGAGCTGGACTTCGAGCAGTCGCTGCACGCACGGGTGGCGCTGCTGAAGGGTCTCGACGTCTCCGTGGTGGACAAGGTGCGCAGCGAGGTCCGGCTGACGCCGGGCGCCCGCACCCTGATCCGTACGCTGAAGCGGCTCGGCTACCAGGTCGGCGTGGTCTCCGGAGGATTCACGCAGGTCACGGACGATCTGAAGGAGCGGCTGGGGCTGGACTTCGCCCAGGCCAACACCCTGGAGATCGTGGACGGCAAACTGACCGGGAAGGTCACCGGCGAGATCGTGGACCGCGCGGGCAAGGCGCGGCTGCTGCGCCGGTTCGCCGCGGAGGCGGGCGTGCCGCTGTCGCAGACGGTGGCGATCGGCGACGGCGCCAATGACCTGGACATGCTGAACGCGGCGGGGCTCGGGGTCGCCTTCAACGCCAAGCCGGTGGTGCGGGAGGCGGCGCACACCGCGGTGAACGTGCCGTTCCTGGACACCGTGCTGTACCTGCTCGGGGTCACCCGGGAAGAGGTCGAGGCCGCGGACGCGCACGAGGAGGACTGACGGCGCTTCCCCGGGTGAAGCCTCCGGAAACGGAGCGCGGCCGCCGCGGGAGGCACGGGAGCGAGGCTCTGCGGGGGCCGGTGCCGGCCGGCACCGGCCCTCTTCGGCGCTGTCGCGCGCTGCGGGGTCAGTCGGTCGGCGCCCAGTAGTCGAGCAGGGTGGCCACACCCGGCTCCAGGGTCTTCCAGGAGCCCGAGAAGGACAGCACGGCGAAGGCGGCGGCCGGGAAGCCACGGCGGTTCATCCGCTCGCGGGGCTCGGCCTCGGCCGACCCGGCCAGCACCTCGGCCAGCCCGTGCACGCCGGGGTTGTGGCCGATGAGGAGGAGGTTCTGGGCGTCGTCGGGGGTTTCGTTCAGCACGGCGATCAGCTCGCCGGGCGAGGCCTCGTAGATGCGCTCCTCGTAGACCGTTTTCGGACGGTGCGAGAACTCGTGGACGGCGAGCTTCCAGGTCTCGCGGGTCCGGGTCGCGGTGGAGCAGAGGGCCAGGTCGAAGGGGATGCCGGTGTCGGCCAGCCTGCGTCCGGCTTCGGCGGCGTCCTTGCGGCCCCGCTCGGCGAGCGGCCGCTCGTGGTCGTTCACCTGGGGCCAGTCGGCCTTCGCGTGCCGGAAGAGGGCGATCCTGCGGGGTTCTGCGACGCTCATGACTCCCAGCTTCGCATGAGACAGGCCATGAGGCGCAGGGAGTTGACGGGCGGTCCCGGGGGCGGTCAGCGGGCCAGCAGCTGCTGGAGGCGCTCCATGAGCCGGGCCGTGACGGGCTCGCCGACGGCGGCGTGCGCGTCCGCGGGGTTGAGGATCAGCGTCAGCAGGGCGACGAACGCGAGGGCCGGGAGGGCGAGGGCCCACCAGGGCAGCCGGGTGTCCACGGCACGGGCGCTCGCCGGGCGGGGGCGGGGCTGGGTGCGGGCCGACATGGTGCCTCCGTGGATCCGTCCTCGACTGGGTGGGCCGCCGTTGCGCGGCCACACGTCGACGCTACGGAAGGGGCGGGCGCGGTCCCATCCGGTGATCCACCCACTTGACCCTGAGCCCCACCCCCTAGGGGACGGTGGGGTTAACCCCACCCGGGGCGGGGTGGCCCCGCGCGGCGCAGGGCGCGGTCGGCCCCCACCGGCTCAGGGTGCGGCGATCGACGCGATGACGGCGATGATCACGAAGATGGCGAAGAACGAGCCGAAGACGATCAGCATCTTCTTCTGGCCGTTCTGCGGGTTCGGGTCGAGCACTGGCATGCGGCCAGTCTCGCATCCGCCACCCGGGTCCGCTCGGCCGGGGTCGCGGGCGGGTCGAGGCCCGGGCCGCGGGCGAGGGAGCCACGGCGAGCCGTCCGGGGTCGCGGGCGAGCAGGGGCCGGAAGCCGGGCCGTGGAGCGCGGGATCGGGGCGAGCGGGACCCCGCGGGCCGGGGCGTGCAACACGGGGCCGGAGCGCGCGGGACCCCGCGGGCCGGGGTGCGGCGGCCCGCCGGGGTCAGCGGGCGGCCGCCTCCTCCTCCACGGTGCGGTCGCGGCCCGCCAGCCAGCCCACCGCCATCTGCGGGATCATCAGCGCGACCATGAGCACGATCGGCTGTCCCCAGCCGCCGCTGTGCTGGTAGAGCACGCCCACCAGGAGCGGGCCGGGAATGGAGATCAGGTAGCCGGTGCTCTGCGCGAACGCGGAGAGCTGGGCCACTCCGGGGCCGGACCGGGCGCGCATCCCGACCATGGTGAGGGCGAGCGGGAAGGCGCAGTTGGAGATGCCGAGCAGGACGGCCCAGGCCCAGGCGCCCGAGGCGGGGGCGGCGTACAGACCGGCGTAGCCGATGAGGCCGCAGACGCCGAGGGCGACAGCGATGGGTCCCTGGTGGGGCAGCCGGGTGGCCAGGCGGGGGATGACGAAGGCCAGCGGCACCCCCATCACCATGGTGACGGCCAGGAGCAGGCCGGCGGTGCCGGCGGGGACCCCGGCGTCGCGGAAGATCTGCGCCATCCAGCCCATGGTGATGTAGGCGGCGGTGGCCTGGAGGCCGAAGAAGACGGCGAGCGCCCACGCGGTGCGGCTGCGGGTGATCCGCAGCGCGGGCGCCTGCGCCTCGCCGTGCGCCGTCGCCCCGGTGCCCTCCCGCCCGGCGCCCGCGCCGCGGTCCCGCAGGACGGGCAGCCACGGCAGGACGGCGGCCGCCGCGAGCGCGGCCCACACGGCGAGCCCGGACTGCCAGTGGCCGCCCAGCGCGTCGGTCATCGGCACGGTCACGGCGGCCGCGGTGGAGGTACCCAGGGCGAGGGCCATGGAGTAGGCGCCGGTCATGGACCCGACCCGGTCGGGGAACCAGCGCTTGACGATGACCGGCATGAGGACGTTGCTGACCGCGATCCCCATGAGGGCGAGCGCACTGGCGGCCAGGAAGCCGGGCGTGCCGCCGGTGTACGGCCGGACGAGCAGGCCCGCGGCGATGGCGGCCATACCGGCGCACACCACCGCCGCGGCGCCGAAGCGGCGGGCCAGGCGGGGCGCCATGACGCCGAAGACGGCGAAGCAGAGCGGCGGCACGGAGGTGAGCAGTCCGGCCACGCTGCCGCTCATGCCGAGGCCGTCCCGGACCTCCTCCAGGAGGGCGCCGAGGCTGGTGATGGCGGGGCGGAGGTTGAGGGCGGACAGCAGGATGCCGGCCACGACCAGGCGCGTGGTCCACGCGCGCGTGGAGCTCTTGGGCGTGGCTTCGCCGCCGCCCGCGCCACCGCCCGCGGCGGGGCCGCGTACGTCCGGGTGGTTCCTGGTCCAGGTCTCCTCGCTAGCCATGCCGGCCATCATAGAATCATGGGATGATTGGTTGTCCATTCCCAGGGCGTCCGCTGCCGTCCGTCCCGTGCGAAGGTGTGCCATGCCCCTGAGCCACCCGCGTCGATCGGCGCTCTCCGAGCAGGTCATCGCAGCGCTGCGCCACCAGATCACCTCGGGCGAATGGCCGGTCGGCTCCCGCATCCCCACCGAGCCGGAGCTGGTCGGGCAGCTCGGCGTCGCCCGCAACACGGTCCGCGAGGCGGTCCGGGCGCTGGCCCACAACGGCCTGCTGGACATCCGCCAGGGGTCGGGCACGTACGTCGTGGCGACCAGCGAGCTGGCGGGCGTGATGCACCGCCGTTTCGCCGGTGCCGACCCCCGGCACATCGCCGAGCTGCGCTCCACGCTGGAGTCGGCCGCGGCGCGGCTGGCCGCCGAACGGCGCACCGAGAAGGACCTGAAGCAGCTGGACGCGCTGCTGGCGCGGCGCGAGGAGGCCTGGGAGACGGGCGACAAGGAGCTGTTCGTGACCGCGGACGCCACCTTCCACCTGGCGGTGGTGGCCGCGTCCCACAACGACGTCATGACGGCGATGTACGCGGACCTCGGCGAGGTGCTGCGGGACTGGCTGCGCGAGGACGTGGGCGAGGAGCTGACCTCGCGGACCCACATGGACCACGGGCGGCTGGTGGACGCCATCCGCGCGGGCGACGCGCGGACCGCGGCGGCGGAGGCGGCGGGCTACCCGTTCCTGTGCCGGTTCAGCTCCCCAGGTTCTGGTGGCTGACCCACACCGAGCGGACCTCCTTCCAGCAGCGGCCGGTCAGCCGTACGGTCTCCGCGGGCCCGGCGTCGGCCGGGGCGCTGTCGGTGTCCAGGTCCCACCAGCGCTCGCACTCGATGTGCAGCCGCACGCGGTCGGTGTCGACATAGGGGTTGTGGCAGTGGGCGGTCACCTCGGAGCCGTGCACGCGGACGCGGCACTCCGCGCCGAACGGCTTCGGGACGTCGGTGGCGGGCGCCGTCACGCGCGCGTGGGGCATCGCCTCGTACGACACGGACAGCACCAGGGCTACGGCTACGGTCACTGAGGCCAGGCTGCGGAACAGGCGCACAAGGGGACCTCCTCGGCCGTACGGGGGAGGGTCGCGTCGGTGAACGCTCCCTCCACAGTGCCCGGCCGCCCCGCCGCTCCGCCCGGCCGACTGGGCCGAACGGGCGACGCCCCGCTCCCCGCGCGGTGCGGGGAACGGGGCGTCGGCGTGTGTTCGCGCGGCCGTCCGGGAAGGTCAGGCGCCGATGGCGTGCAGACCGCCGTCGACGTGGATGATCTCGCCCGTGGTCTTCGGGAACCAGTCGCTCAGCAGGGCGACGATGCCGCGGCCGGCC
Above is a genomic segment from Streptomyces glaucescens containing:
- a CDS encoding transglycosylase SLT domain-containing protein; translation: MPKNTQNPGHSRVPTRTHKIALTGVAALGAAGLAFSLVPAGGHTTTTEAGSAAAVAYSSEPIKDVKGTVTDQLAGASVKVESIEAKRKAAADAAAKLKAAAEAKEKAAAEEAARAAEKAAAEHAAKEQAAEEAARERAAQAAASRTVKRVAVQPAAVQTYPDNLDGWIRESLAIMKKHGIPGSYSGIHRNIMRESSGNPLAINNWDINAQNGIPSKGLLQVIPPTFQAYHVPGTSWDIYDPVANITAACNYAADRYGSMDNVNSAY
- a CDS encoding FHA domain-containing protein, with the translated sequence MPELVLESNGRTLTLDASRSYTLGRDPQGDLVFDDARVSWRHATVSFNGRSWVIEDHGSTNGTFVRGQRIHHLEIGAGSAVHLGNATDGPLVTLSGAAQAAVTPQAQPQQQPYAAQGAGAGWAQQPQAAPQQAAQQQVPQAGWQQPQHSAGQVPPQQPAAHVPPQHHSPADHFAQQSGGAAGAPPAYGDRSPTTFHQFSLGRVMRIGRALENDLVVSDLQVSRHHAEFHATPDGRMEIRDLGSHNGTYVNGQPIAKGGSQLLGPADIVGVGHSTFRIVGDRLEEFVDTGEVSFSARHLTVTVDGGKQILKDVSFGVPEKSLIAVIGPSGSGKSTLLKALTGYRPANQGEVLYDNRNLYKQFAELRQRIGLVPQDDILHKELTVKKALKYAAKLRFPADTTGAEREARIDEVLRELKLDIHKDKKVTSLSGGQRKRVSVALELLTKPSLIFLDEPTSGLDPGMDRDVMQLLRGLADDGRTVLVVTHSVAELALCDKLLVMAPGGAVAYFGPPEEALNFFGYDTWADVFSAFENYRDYDWAGRWKGSQHYQMYAADIDAVAPQPVQTQPMQGIRPPKPQGWTSQFVTLVRRYVSVIVSDKGFLALMVILPAVLGAVSLLIKPDQGLLPNVNAQTGRIIPNGTATTVLLILAVGACFAGAANSVRELIKERVIYERERATGLSRSAYLMSKVFVLGVITVLQGLLVGVIGFASREIPEEGLILGGATLVELSLPIMALGFTSMMFGLIISSLVKTAEKTMPLLVMFAIIQVVFTGCLFALNGTVGVNQFSYLMPSRWAVAAAGATLDFNRISPPEEGADTDPLWEHSLGAWGLDMAALIALGVVCGFFVARFLRRHEPEVMRK
- the serB gene encoding phosphoserine phosphatase SerB; this encodes MSATQTSDVPTLLVKIFGKDRPGITAGLFDTLAAYSVDVVDIEQVVTRGRIVLCALVTEPPHGLEGDLRATVHSWAESMRMQAEIISGLGDNRPRGLGRSLVTVLGHPLTAEATAAIAAKITKAGGNIDRIFRLAKYPVTAVEFAVSGVETEPLRTTLVTDAAALGVDVAVVAAGLHRRAQRLVVMDVDSTLIQDEVIELFAAHAGCEEQVAEVTAAAMRGELDFEQSLHARVALLKGLDVSVVDKVRSEVRLTPGARTLIRTLKRLGYQVGVVSGGFTQVTDDLKERLGLDFAQANTLEIVDGKLTGKVTGEIVDRAGKARLLRRFAAEAGVPLSQTVAIGDGANDLDMLNAAGLGVAFNAKPVVREAAHTAVNVPFLDTVLYLLGVTREEVEAADAHEED
- a CDS encoding SixA phosphatase family protein, which translates into the protein MSVAEPRRIALFRHAKADWPQVNDHERPLAERGRKDAAEAGRRLADTGIPFDLALCSTATRTRETWKLAVHEFSHRPKTVYEERIYEASPGELIAVLNETPDDAQNLLLIGHNPGVHGLAEVLAGSAEAEPRERMNRRGFPAAAFAVLSFSGSWKTLEPGVATLLDYWAPTD
- a CDS encoding SGM_5486 family transporter-associated protein, with product MPVLDPNPQNGQKKMLIVFGSFFAIFVIIAVIASIAAP
- a CDS encoding CynX/NimT family MFS transporter, producing the protein MAGMASEETWTRNHPDVRGPAAGGGAGGGEATPKSSTRAWTTRLVVAGILLSALNLRPAITSLGALLEEVRDGLGMSGSVAGLLTSVPPLCFAVFGVMAPRLARRFGAAAVVCAGMAAIAAGLLVRPYTGGTPGFLAASALALMGIAVSNVLMPVIVKRWFPDRVGSMTGAYSMALALGTSTAAAVTVPMTDALGGHWQSGLAVWAALAAAAVLPWLPVLRDRGAGAGREGTGATAHGEAQAPALRITRSRTAWALAVFFGLQATAAYITMGWMAQIFRDAGVPAGTAGLLLAVTMVMGVPLAFVIPRLATRLPHQGPIAVALGVCGLIGYAGLYAAPASGAWAWAVLLGISNCAFPLALTMVGMRARSGPGVAQLSAFAQSTGYLISIPGPLLVGVLYQHSGGWGQPIVLMVALMIPQMAVGWLAGRDRTVEEEAAAR
- a CDS encoding FadR/GntR family transcriptional regulator, translating into MPLSHPRRSALSEQVIAALRHQITSGEWPVGSRIPTEPELVGQLGVARNTVREAVRALAHNGLLDIRQGSGTYVVATSELAGVMHRRFAGADPRHIAELRSTLESAAARLAAERRTEKDLKQLDALLARREEAWETGDKELFVTADATFHLAVVAASHNDVMTAMYADLGEVLRDWLREDVGEELTSRTHMDHGRLVDAIRAGDARTAAAEAAGYPFLCRFSSPGSGG